Proteins from one Nilaparvata lugens isolate BPH chromosome 10, ASM1435652v1, whole genome shotgun sequence genomic window:
- the LOC111056449 gene encoding roundabout homolog 1 isoform X3: MRIVDGGNLAIQDARTSDNGQYVCTAKNAVATRESKAAQLRVFVKPFLIRGPQDAVALAGGSVVFECRVGGDPTPDVLWRRTAGGGNMPLLRVHIMEDRGLRLDAITQEDEGEYSCVADNFVGSLTASATLTVHSPPTIAVRPSDHSVDQLKDAVFFCGAEGNPRPSIFWSIEGNRTLLFPGESVDRFTASTTPEGQAVLTIQSVTKNDSGLVVVCSAVNPAGSDMSRAQLTVTTAEDHPPPIIVLGPSNQTLPYRSTATLTCQTTGSPPPVISWYKDGAAVIVTSQTPRINISESGTLEISGMSKPDEGLYTCVASSRSGKATWSAHLRLESPLSGSAHSILRMPDPSTLPGPPSKPLVVNTTLTSVTITWTRNNKIGSSSLIGYQVEMFVRDPVHPHTAGNGGGNGWVVVARRVTSPVYTQHHLTSGGRYTFLVRAENSHGLSAPSPLSDAVGLADASAGEGTDGEERDIREARATLAGGHVVELTHIQPVSSSSIKLSWEILNSDYVEGFYIYSRGLDTPSRATSMLTVLHAGEAAGFLVTGLAHFTRYQFFLVPFYKTIDGRPSNSRTARTMEDAPSMPPTHMEAILLNSSAVHLKWKPPPSHAHNGIIRSYQIVVRGGDPFNGSVLSNVSVGVGSPSLLLTNLTAGVVYTVEAAAVTRAGAGPYTAPATLRLDPASRLLLKDQQHRQPVELDPSSLGPAGSEFLTETWFMALLGSMVAVMVLLFASMLIVRRHQLLNKKSTLPDSRSNGGILATPLSLKAAVSLTHPLSCAPPTDSSLWIEPHRSHHSEKTSTNQLLGSMPDYAEVDSLHTGGGGSSLSTFQAGGREPTDGSVSPAPYATTTLVPPPTARVQQSNRGGPPGWMHIQAQSQSNSADDTYPPQNCFYNRNVYSDTYFFGENNDYGQKNGGGSVVGVPSSLVISGCGRRAMSELGHRDAHQLSNSCTPPPLPPSQPPTAGHQLHASAHQMTLRRPNHRYSPVLRPQKCNLTRTPPAQSNGYIPVPTQPQPDVITAQYQPTGHAQNNQYQSTAQNNQYQSTPHAQNPQNWVNRLQGYHNAHTLSSFANPTPSQVYQPVYHNSTRSEPGGHQDDT, from the exons aTGAGGATAGTAGATGGCGGCAATTTAGCGATACAAGATGCGAGAACAAGTGACAATGGACAATACGTGTGCACCGCCAAGAATGCTGTTGCCACCAGGGAGTCCAAGGCCGCTCAGCTTCGAGTATTtg TGAAACCCTTCCTGATCCGCGGCCCCCAAGACGCGGTGGCGCTGGCCGGAGGCAGCGTGGTGTTCGAGTGTCGAGTGGGCGGCGATCCCACCCCCGACGTGCTGTGGAGGCGGACAGCCGGGGGCGGCAACATGCCCTTGCTGCGGGTTCACATCATGGAGGACCGTGGCCTCAGGCTGGATGCTATCACGCAGGAGGACGAGGGAGAGTACAGCTGTGTCGCTGATAACTTTGTAGGAAGTCTCACGGCGTCCGCTACTCTTACTGTGCATT CACCACCCACAATAGCAGTTCGGCCGAGTGACCACAGTGTGGACCAGTTGAAGGATGCGGTGTTCTTCTGCGGCGCGGAGGGCAACCCACGACCCTCCATATTCTGGTCGATCGAAGGCAACCGAACGCTGCTCTTCCCTGGCGAATCCGTCGATCGATTCACGGCGTCCACCACGCCTGAGGGACAGGCTGTTCTCACTATTCAG AGTGTGACGAAAAACGACTCGGGTCTAGTGGTGGTGTGCTCAGCTGTGAACCCGGCTGGCTCAGACATGTCTCGCGCTCAGCTCACTGTCACAACTGCCGAAGACCACCCTCCCCCCATCATAGTGCTCGGCCCCTCCAATCAGACGCTGCCTTACAG gtCGACGGCGACGCTGACGTGTCAGACGACAGGCAGCCCTCCACCCGTCATCTCCTGGTACAAGGATGGTGCGGCTGTTATAGTAACGTCACAAACGCCCAGGATTAATATTAGCGAGAGCGGCACATTAGAAATCAGTG GTATGAGCAAACCAGATGAGGGACTGTACACATGCGTAGCATCATCACGAAGCGGCAAAGCGACTTGGAGCGCACACCTGCGACTCGAGTCGCCACTGAGCGGCAGTGCGCACTCCATTCTGCGCATGCCTGACCCCTCCACCCTACCAGGGCCTCCCTCCAAGCCCCTGGTGGTCAACACGACGCTGACCAGTGTCACTATCACGTGGACCAGGAACAATAAGATCGGGTCGTCTTCGCTCATTGGTTATCAg GTTGAGATGTTCGTCCGGGACCCCGTTCACCCTCACACGGCAGGCAACGGGGGAGGCAACGGCTGGGTGGTGGTGGCTCGTCGCGTGACGTCACCGGTCTACACACAGCACCACCTAACATCTGGCGGTCGCTACACGTTCCTCGTGCGTGCTGAGAACTCACACGGCCTATCAGCGCCTTCTCCGCTTTCCGACGCTGTTGGCCTGGCTGATGCGTCAGCTGGAGAGGGTACTGACGGCGAGGAGCGTGACATCAGGGAAGCTAGAGCGACGCTCGCCGGCGGACATGTTGTTGAGTTGACGCACATCCAGCCAGTCAGCTCCAGTTCCATCAAGTTGAGCTGGGAG ATCCTGAACTCAGACTACGTGGAAGGCTTCTACATCTACTCGCGCGGGCTGGACACTCCGTCGCGGGCGACTAGCATGCTGACAGTGTTGCACGCCGGAGAGGCCGCCGGCTTCCTGGTCACCGGGCTGGCTCACTTCACCAGATACCAGTTCTTCCTCGTTCCCTTCTACAAGACCATAGATGGGCGACCGTCCAACTCCAGGACTGCAAGGACTATGGAGGATG CTCCTTCAATGCCTCCGACTCACATGGAAGCAATTCTCCTGAATTCAAGTGCTGTTCATCTGAAATGGAAGCCTCCACCATCGCATGCGCACAACGGCATCATACGATCGTATCAA ATTGTAGTAAGGGGTGGTGACCCGTTCAACGGGTCAGTGTTGAGCAACGTGTCTGTGGGGGTGGGGAGTCCCTCACTGCTGCTCACCAACCTGACGGCGGGGGTGGTGTACACCGTGGAGGCGGCAGCAGTAACCAGGGCGGGGGCGGGACCCTACACTGCCCCCGCCACCCTCAGGCTGGATCCTGCCTCCAGGCTGCTGCTCAAGGATCAGCAGCATAG GCAACCAGTGGAGCTGGACCCGAGCAGCCTGGGGCCGGCCGGCAGTGAGTTCCTGACAGAGACATGGTTCATGGCGCTGCTGGGCAGTATGGTGGCTGTCATGGTCCTCCTCTTCGCTTCCATGCTCATAGTCAGGCGACATCAGCTCCTCAATAAGAAGTCCACTCTGCCAG ATTCACGTTCGAACGGCGGCATCCTTGCCACGCCACTAAGCCTGAAGGCAGCCGTGAGTCTGACTCACCCCCTCTCCTGTGCCCCACCTACCGACTCATCCCTCTGGATAGAGCCGCACCGCAGTCATCACAGCGAAAAG ACGTCAACCAACCAACTGCTAGGTTCGATGCCGGACTACGCCGAGGTGGACTCTCTGCACACGGGCGGAGGAGGATCCTCGCTGTCAACCTTCCAGGCGGGAGGACGCGAGCCGACTGACGGCTCGGTGTCTCCGGCTCCCTATGCCACCACCACGCTAGTTCCACCGCCCACCGCTAGGGTACAGCAGTCCAACCGAGGAGGGCCACCG ggGTGGATGCACATACAAGCACAATCGCAATCCAATAGCGCTGATGATACATATCCACCACAGAATTGCTTCTATAACAGAAATGTTTATTCAGATACATATTTCTTTGGAGAAAACAATGATTACGGGCAGAAAAATG GTGGCGGTAGTGTGGTGGGCGTGCCCTCGTCACTGGTCATTTCCGGTTGCGGACGACGTGCCATGTCCGAGCTGGGGCATCGCGACGCCCATCAGCTGAGTAACAGCTGTACACCTCCCCCTCTGCCACCATCACAACCACCAACAGCTGGACACCAGCTGCACGCGTCAGCTCATCAGATGACACTCAGGCGACCCAACCATCGGTACTCGCCGGTGCTCAGGCCTCAA AAATGCAATCTAACGAGGACACCGCCTGCACAGAGTAACGGCTACATACCAGTTCCCACACAACCACAGCCTGACGTCATCACCGCACAGTACCAGCCCACAGGACATGCGCAGAACAACCAATACCAGTCAACTGCGCAGAACAATCAGTACCAGTCAACTCCGCATGCGCAGAACCCGCAGAACTGGGTGAATAGACTGCAGGGCTACCACAACGCGCACACACTATCCAGTTTCGCCAACCCCACGCCCAGCCAGGTCTACCAACCTGTCTACCACAACTCTACCAGGAGCGAGCCTGGAGGTCACCAGGATGACACCTGA